One window of the Serinus canaria isolate serCan28SL12 chromosome 9, serCan2020, whole genome shotgun sequence genome contains the following:
- the UGGT1 gene encoding UDP-glucose:glycoprotein glucosyltransferase 1 isoform X2, with protein MGILIAVLGVWFSSSLVKADSKAVTTSLTTKWSSTPLLLETSEFLSEEGQEKFWNFVEASENIKTAEHDGSDYSSYQEMLKVACQTLSPLQQNLLKFSLSLRSYSAAVQAFQQIAADESPPEGCTLFFVVHGEKTCEFDSLGNLLQAASDRPKPFLFKGDHKYPAANPESPVVILYAEIGSEEFYRQHRRLVEKAEAGEITYVLRHYIANPSKEKVYLSGYGVELAIKSTEYKAKDDTQVKGTDVNATVIDENDPIDEVQGFLFGKLRQLYPDLSEELKELRKHLVESTNEMAPLKVWQLQDLSFQTAARILTAPPVDALMVMKDLSQNFPTKARAITKTVVSSELRAEIEENQKYFKGTLGLQPGDSALFINGLLIDLDTQDIFSLIDVLRNEARVMEGLHSLGIEGVSLHNVLKLNIQPSDSDYAVDIRSPAISWINNLEVDSRYNSWPSSVQELLRPTFPGVIRQIRKNFHNFVLIVDPTHETTAELLNVAEMFFSNHIPLRIGLVFVVNDSEDVDGLQDPGVALLRTYNYVAQEMDNNYAFQTVMSIYNKVKTGDQLKVEHVVSVLEKQYPYVEINSVLGIDSAYDQNRKAARAYYEQTGVGPLPVVLFNGMPFQKDQLDPDDLETVTMHKILETTSIFQRAVYLGELSNDQDVVEYIMNQPNVVPRINSRILRSDREYLDLTGMNNHFVDDFARFSTLESKDKTAAVANSMTYLTKKGMSSKEIYDDSFVRPVTFWIVGDFDKPSGRQLLYDAIKHQKSSNNIRISMINNPSEEPNSQNTIVAKAIWAALQTQTSNNAKNFITKMAKEETVKALEAGADILEFAVGGMDTNIFKEAFESPKMDFILSHAIYCRDVLKLKKGQRAVISNGRIIGPLEDGEMFNQDDFHLLENIILKTSGQKIKSQIQQLGFEEDLASDLVMKVDALLSAQPKGEARIEYQFFEERYSAVKLRPKEGETYFDVVAIVDPVTRDAQRLAPLLLVLNQLINMNLRVFMNCQSKLSDMPLKSFYRYVLEPEISFTAENHFAPGPIAKFLDMPQSPLFTLNLNTPESWMVESVRTPYDLDNIFLEEVESVVAAEYELEYLLLEGHCYDITTGQPPRGLQFTLGTSSSPVIVDTIVMANLGYFQLKANPGAWTLRLRKGRSEDIYRIYSHDGTDSPPEANEVSVVLNNFKSKIIKVKVQKKFDMMNEDLLSDGTNENESGFWESLKWGFTGGQKNEDVKQDKDDVLNIFSVASGHLYERFLRIMMLSVLKHTKTPLKFWFLKNYLSPTFKEFIPYMAKKYNFQYELVQYKWPRWLHQQTEKQRIIWGYKILFLDVLFPLAVDKILFVDADQIVRTDLKELRDFNLDGAPYGYTPFCDSRREMDGYRFWKSGYWASHLAGRKYHISALYVVDLKKFRKIAAGDRLRGQYQGLSQDPNSLSNLDQDLPNNMIHQVPIKSLPQEWLWCETWCDDSSKKRAKTIDLCNNPMTKEPKLQAAMRIVPEWQDYDQEIKLLQSQFQKEKEMGTPAEMPGQHTHDPAAHVEL; from the exons ATGGGAATACTTATTGCAGTTCTTGGAGTCTGGTTCAGCTCTTCACTTGTAAAAGCAGATTCTAAGGCTGTGACAACATCTCTAACTACAAAGTGGTCTTCAACTCCTTTACTCCTTGAGACAAG TGAATTTTTATCAGAAGAAGGTCAAgaaaaattctggaattttGTTGAAGCCAGTGAGAATATTAAGACAGCTGAGCATGATG GTAGCGATTATTCTTCTTACCAGGAAATGCTGAAAGTGGCCTGCCAGACTCTGTCACCTTTGCAGCAGAACTTGTTGAAATTTTCCCTGTCTTTACGCTCCTACTCTGCAGCAGTTCAAGCTTTCCAACAG ATAGCAGCAGATGAATCTCCTCCAGAGGGCTGCACCctgttttttgttgttcatGGGGAGAAAACTTGTGAATTTGACTCTCTTGGAAACCTTTTACAGGCAGCTTCAGACAG GCCAAAGCCATTTTTGTTCAAGGGGGACCACAAGTACCCAGCAGCAAACCCTGAAAGTCCTGTGGTCATACTTTATGCAGAGATTGGTTCAGAGGAGTTCtacaggcagcacaggaggctTGTTGAAAAGGCTGAGGCAGGAGAAATCACTTATGTGCTCAGACACTACATTGCT AATCCCAGCAAGGAAAAGGTCTACCTCTCTGGCTATGGTGTAGAACTGGCTATTAAAAGTACAGAATATAAGGCCAAGGATGATACCCAGGTGAAAg GGACAGATGTGAATGCTACAGTCATAGATGAAAATGACCCTATTGATGAAGTGCAAggatttctgtttggaaaactAAG gcagctgtatCCTGACTTGTCAGAAGAGCTGAAAGAGCTCAGAAAACACCTTGTGGAAAGTACCAATGAAATGGCACCTTTGAAAGTGTGGCAGCTCCAAG ATCTGAGTTTTCAAACTGCTGCTCGCATTTTGACTGCTCCCCCTGTGGATGCCCTGATGGTCATGAAAGATCTTAGTCAGAACTTTCCTACAAAGGCCAG agCCATAACAAAAACAGTTGTTTCTTCGGAACTCAGAGCAGAAATTGAAGAGAACCAAAAG TATTTCAAGGGAACGCTGGGATTGCAACCAGGAGATTCTGCCCTATTCATCAATGGACTGCTTATTGATTTAGACACTCAGGATATATTCAG CTTGATTGACGTGCTCCGCAATGAAGCCCGTGTTATGGAAGGCCTGCACAGCTTGGGAATTGAGGGAGTTTCCTTACACAATGTCCTGAAGTTGAACATCCAGCCTTCAGATTCTGACTATGCTGTGGATATCAGAAGCCCTGCCATTTCA TGGATCAACAACCTGGAAGTTGATAGTCGGTACAATTCCTGGCCTTCCAGTGTGCAGGAACTGCTGCGTCCCACATTTCCTGGTGTGATCAGGCAAATCAGAAAAAACTTCCATAATTTT GTGCTGATAGTAGATCCTACTCATGAGACCACAGCAGAATTACTCAATGTGGCAGAAATGTTCTTCAGTAACCACATCCCACTGAG GATAGGACTAGTCTTTGTGGTTAATGACTCAGAGGATGTTGATGGACTGCAGGATCCTGGTGTTGCCCTCCTGAGGACATACAATTATGTGGCACAAGAAATGGACAATAATTACGCTTTTCAGACCGTCATGTCT ATCTATAACAAAGTGAAAACAGGAGACCAGCTGAAAGTGGAACATGTTGTTAGTGTTCTTGAGAAGCAGTATCCTTATGTGGAAATCAACAGTGTGCTGGGAATTGATTCTGCCTATGATCAAAACAGAAAG GCAGCAAGAGCTTACTATGAGCAAACTGGTGTAGGCCCTCTCCCTGTTGTCCTGTTCAATGGGATGCCTTTCCAAAAAGATCAGCTGGATCCTGATGACCTGGAAACTGTGACAATGCACAAAATCCTGGAAACCACGAGCATCTTCCAGCGAGCCGTGTACCTG gGTGAACTATCTAATGACCAAGATGTGGTTGAGTATATCATGAACCAGCCTAATGTTGTTCCAAGAATTAACTCAAGAATCCTAAGGTCTGACAGAGAGTACCTAGATCTGACAGGAATGA ATAACCATTTTGTGGATGACTTTGCTCGATTTTCCACACTGGAGTCTAAAGATAAGACAGCTGCTGTTGCAAACAGCATGACCTACTTAACAAAGAAAG GAATGTCTTCCAAGGAGATCTATG ATGATTCCTTTGTTAGACCAGTTACTTTTTGGATTGTTGGTGATTTTGATAAACCTTCAGGGAGGCAATTGCTGTATGATGCCATTAAACATCAG AAATCCAGCAATAACATTCGAATCAGCATGATTAATAATCCTAGTGAAGAACCCAACAGCCAGAATACCATTGTAGCTAAAGCCATATGGGCAGCTTTGCAGACACAAACCTCAAATAATGCCAAGAACTTCATCACCAAGATGGCAAAAGAAGAAACTGTGAAGGCactggaggcaggagctgacatCTTGGAATTTGCTGTTGGG ggTATGGATACCAATATTTTCAAAGAAGCCTTTGAATCTCCCAAGATGGATTTTATTCTGTCCCATGCTATTTACTGCAGAGATGTTCTAAAGCTGAAGAAGGGGCAGAGGGCTGTGATCAGCAATGGACGG ATTATTGGCCCATTAGAGGATGGAGAGATGTTCAACCAGGATGATTTTCATCTTCTTGAAAATATAATCCTAAAGACATCAGGACAGAAAATCAAATCTCAGATTCAGCAGCTGGGATTTGAAGAAGATCT gGCAAGTGACTTGGTAATGAAAGTGGATGCTCTTCTTTCTGCTCAGCCAAAAGGAGAGGCAAGGATCGAGTATCAGTTTTTTGAAGAACGATACAG tGCAGTTAAACTGAGACCAAAAGAGGGGGAGACATACTTTGATGTTGTGGCTATTGTTGATCCCGTGACCAGAGATGCTCAAAGACTTGCTCCATTACTTTTG GTTTTGAACCAGCTGATAAATATGAACCTGAGAGTGTTTATGAACTGCCAGTCTAAGCTTTCTGACATGCCACTGAAAAG CTTTTACCGCTATGTTTTGGAGCCAGAGATTTCTTTCACAGCAGAGAATCATTTTGCTCCAGGACCAATTGCCAAGTTTTTAGATATGCCCCAGTCTCCACTGTTCACTCTGAACTTAAACACTCCTGAGAGTTGGATGGTGGAATCTGTTAGAACCCCATATGACCTTGACAATATCTTCTTAGAGGAG GTGGAGAGTGTTGTAGCTGCAGAGTATGAGCTGGAGtacctgctgctggagggcCACTGCTATGACATTACAACTGGGCAGCCACCTCGGGGACTCCAGTTCACCCtgggcacctccagcagccctgtcaTCGTGGATACCATTGTCATGGCCAACCTG GGCTACTTCCAGTTAAAAGCCAATCCTGGTGCATGGACTCTAAGACTGAGAAAAGGCAGATCTGAAGATATTTACAGGATCTACAG CCACGATGGCACAGACTCTCCACCTGAAGCTAATGAAGTTAGTGTTGTTCTCAATAACTTCAAGAGCAAAATTATTAAAGTGAAG GTTCAGAAAAAGTTTGATATGATGAATGAAGATCTGCTAAGTGATGGCACCAATGAGAATGAATCTGGATTTTGGGAATCTCTGAAATG gggATTCACAGGAGGACAAAAGAATGAAGATGTGAAACAGGATAAAGATGATGTACTAAATATATTCTCTGTGGCTTCAGGACACCTCTATGAGAGATTCCTACG CATAATGATGCTGTCTGTGCTGAAACACACCAAGACTCCTTTAAAGTTTTGGTTTCTGAAGAACTACTTATCACCTACATTCAAG GAGTTCATCCCATACATGGCCAAGAAGTACAATTTTCAGTATGAGCTTGTCCAGTATAAATGGCCACGCTGGCTGCACCAGCAAACAGAGAAGCAGCGAATCATCTGGGGTTACAAGATCCTCTTTCTAGATGTGCTCTTCCCATTAGCTGTTGATAAAATCCTCTTTGTGGATGCTGATCAG ATTGTGCGCACAGATCTGAAGGAATTGAGGGATTTTAATCTGGATGGTGCTCCTTATGGATACACCCCCTTCTGTGACAGCCGAAGGGAGATGGATGGCTACAGGTTCTGGAAATCAGGATACTGGGCAAGTCATTTAGCTGGAAGAAAATACCACATCAG TGCTCTGTATGTTGTGGATCTGAAGAAGTTCAGGAAGATAGCAGCTGGAGATCGACTCAGAGGACAGTATCAGGGTCTGAGTCAGGATCCAAACAGTCTGTCCAACCTTGATCAG GATTTGCCAAACAACATGATCCACCAAGTACCAATTAAGTCCCTCCCCCAGGAGTGGCTGTGGTGTGAAACATGGTGTGATGATTCCTCGAAGAAGAGAGCAAAAACCATTGATCTG TGTAACAACCCAATGACCAAAGAGCCcaagctgcaggcagccatGAGGATAGTTCCAGAATGGCAGGACTATGATCAAGAAATCAAACTGCTCCAGAGTCAgttccagaaggaaaaggaaatgggaaCACCAGCTGAGATGCCAGGACAACACACACatg ATCCAGCAGCACATGTGGAATTATGA
- the UGGT1 gene encoding UDP-glucose:glycoprotein glucosyltransferase 1 isoform X1, which yields MGILIAVLGVWFSSSLVKADSKAVTTSLTTKWSSTPLLLETSEFLSEEGQEKFWNFVEASENIKTAEHDGSDYSSYQEMLKVACQTLSPLQQNLLKFSLSLRSYSAAVQAFQQIAADESPPEGCTLFFVVHGEKTCEFDSLGNLLQAASDRPKPFLFKGDHKYPAANPESPVVILYAEIGSEEFYRQHRRLVEKAEAGEITYVLRHYIANPSKEKVYLSGYGVELAIKSTEYKAKDDTQVKGTDVNATVIDENDPIDEVQGFLFGKLRQLYPDLSEELKELRKHLVESTNEMAPLKVWQLQDLSFQTAARILTAPPVDALMVMKDLSQNFPTKARAITKTVVSSELRAEIEENQKYFKGTLGLQPGDSALFINGLLIDLDTQDIFSLIDVLRNEARVMEGLHSLGIEGVSLHNVLKLNIQPSDSDYAVDIRSPAISWINNLEVDSRYNSWPSSVQELLRPTFPGVIRQIRKNFHNFVLIVDPTHETTAELLNVAEMFFSNHIPLRIGLVFVVNDSEDVDGLQDPGVALLRTYNYVAQEMDNNYAFQTVMSIYNKVKTGDQLKVEHVVSVLEKQYPYVEINSVLGIDSAYDQNRKAARAYYEQTGVGPLPVVLFNGMPFQKDQLDPDDLETVTMHKILETTSIFQRAVYLGELSNDQDVVEYIMNQPNVVPRINSRILRSDREYLDLTGMNNHFVDDFARFSTLESKDKTAAVANSMTYLTKKDDSFVRPVTFWIVGDFDKPSGRQLLYDAIKHQKSSNNIRISMINNPSEEPNSQNTIVAKAIWAALQTQTSNNAKNFITKMAKEETVKALEAGADILEFAVGGMDTNIFKEAFESPKMDFILSHAIYCRDVLKLKKGQRAVISNGRIIGPLEDGEMFNQDDFHLLENIILKTSGQKIKSQIQQLGFEEDLASDLVMKVDALLSAQPKGEARIEYQFFEERYSAVKLRPKEGETYFDVVAIVDPVTRDAQRLAPLLLVLNQLINMNLRVFMNCQSKLSDMPLKSFYRYVLEPEISFTAENHFAPGPIAKFLDMPQSPLFTLNLNTPESWMVESVRTPYDLDNIFLEEVESVVAAEYELEYLLLEGHCYDITTGQPPRGLQFTLGTSSSPVIVDTIVMANLGYFQLKANPGAWTLRLRKGRSEDIYRIYSHDGTDSPPEANEVSVVLNNFKSKIIKVKVQKKFDMMNEDLLSDGTNENESGFWESLKWGFTGGQKNEDVKQDKDDVLNIFSVASGHLYERFLRIMMLSVLKHTKTPLKFWFLKNYLSPTFKEFIPYMAKKYNFQYELVQYKWPRWLHQQTEKQRIIWGYKILFLDVLFPLAVDKILFVDADQIVRTDLKELRDFNLDGAPYGYTPFCDSRREMDGYRFWKSGYWASHLAGRKYHISALYVVDLKKFRKIAAGDRLRGQYQGLSQDPNSLSNLDQDLPNNMIHQVPIKSLPQEWLWCETWCDDSSKKRAKTIDLCNNPMTKEPKLQAAMRIVPEWQDYDQEIKLLQSQFQKEKEMGTPAEMPGQHTHDPAAHVEL from the exons ATGGGAATACTTATTGCAGTTCTTGGAGTCTGGTTCAGCTCTTCACTTGTAAAAGCAGATTCTAAGGCTGTGACAACATCTCTAACTACAAAGTGGTCTTCAACTCCTTTACTCCTTGAGACAAG TGAATTTTTATCAGAAGAAGGTCAAgaaaaattctggaattttGTTGAAGCCAGTGAGAATATTAAGACAGCTGAGCATGATG GTAGCGATTATTCTTCTTACCAGGAAATGCTGAAAGTGGCCTGCCAGACTCTGTCACCTTTGCAGCAGAACTTGTTGAAATTTTCCCTGTCTTTACGCTCCTACTCTGCAGCAGTTCAAGCTTTCCAACAG ATAGCAGCAGATGAATCTCCTCCAGAGGGCTGCACCctgttttttgttgttcatGGGGAGAAAACTTGTGAATTTGACTCTCTTGGAAACCTTTTACAGGCAGCTTCAGACAG GCCAAAGCCATTTTTGTTCAAGGGGGACCACAAGTACCCAGCAGCAAACCCTGAAAGTCCTGTGGTCATACTTTATGCAGAGATTGGTTCAGAGGAGTTCtacaggcagcacaggaggctTGTTGAAAAGGCTGAGGCAGGAGAAATCACTTATGTGCTCAGACACTACATTGCT AATCCCAGCAAGGAAAAGGTCTACCTCTCTGGCTATGGTGTAGAACTGGCTATTAAAAGTACAGAATATAAGGCCAAGGATGATACCCAGGTGAAAg GGACAGATGTGAATGCTACAGTCATAGATGAAAATGACCCTATTGATGAAGTGCAAggatttctgtttggaaaactAAG gcagctgtatCCTGACTTGTCAGAAGAGCTGAAAGAGCTCAGAAAACACCTTGTGGAAAGTACCAATGAAATGGCACCTTTGAAAGTGTGGCAGCTCCAAG ATCTGAGTTTTCAAACTGCTGCTCGCATTTTGACTGCTCCCCCTGTGGATGCCCTGATGGTCATGAAAGATCTTAGTCAGAACTTTCCTACAAAGGCCAG agCCATAACAAAAACAGTTGTTTCTTCGGAACTCAGAGCAGAAATTGAAGAGAACCAAAAG TATTTCAAGGGAACGCTGGGATTGCAACCAGGAGATTCTGCCCTATTCATCAATGGACTGCTTATTGATTTAGACACTCAGGATATATTCAG CTTGATTGACGTGCTCCGCAATGAAGCCCGTGTTATGGAAGGCCTGCACAGCTTGGGAATTGAGGGAGTTTCCTTACACAATGTCCTGAAGTTGAACATCCAGCCTTCAGATTCTGACTATGCTGTGGATATCAGAAGCCCTGCCATTTCA TGGATCAACAACCTGGAAGTTGATAGTCGGTACAATTCCTGGCCTTCCAGTGTGCAGGAACTGCTGCGTCCCACATTTCCTGGTGTGATCAGGCAAATCAGAAAAAACTTCCATAATTTT GTGCTGATAGTAGATCCTACTCATGAGACCACAGCAGAATTACTCAATGTGGCAGAAATGTTCTTCAGTAACCACATCCCACTGAG GATAGGACTAGTCTTTGTGGTTAATGACTCAGAGGATGTTGATGGACTGCAGGATCCTGGTGTTGCCCTCCTGAGGACATACAATTATGTGGCACAAGAAATGGACAATAATTACGCTTTTCAGACCGTCATGTCT ATCTATAACAAAGTGAAAACAGGAGACCAGCTGAAAGTGGAACATGTTGTTAGTGTTCTTGAGAAGCAGTATCCTTATGTGGAAATCAACAGTGTGCTGGGAATTGATTCTGCCTATGATCAAAACAGAAAG GCAGCAAGAGCTTACTATGAGCAAACTGGTGTAGGCCCTCTCCCTGTTGTCCTGTTCAATGGGATGCCTTTCCAAAAAGATCAGCTGGATCCTGATGACCTGGAAACTGTGACAATGCACAAAATCCTGGAAACCACGAGCATCTTCCAGCGAGCCGTGTACCTG gGTGAACTATCTAATGACCAAGATGTGGTTGAGTATATCATGAACCAGCCTAATGTTGTTCCAAGAATTAACTCAAGAATCCTAAGGTCTGACAGAGAGTACCTAGATCTGACAGGAATGA ATAACCATTTTGTGGATGACTTTGCTCGATTTTCCACACTGGAGTCTAAAGATAAGACAGCTGCTGTTGCAAACAGCATGACCTACTTAACAAAGAAAG ATGATTCCTTTGTTAGACCAGTTACTTTTTGGATTGTTGGTGATTTTGATAAACCTTCAGGGAGGCAATTGCTGTATGATGCCATTAAACATCAG AAATCCAGCAATAACATTCGAATCAGCATGATTAATAATCCTAGTGAAGAACCCAACAGCCAGAATACCATTGTAGCTAAAGCCATATGGGCAGCTTTGCAGACACAAACCTCAAATAATGCCAAGAACTTCATCACCAAGATGGCAAAAGAAGAAACTGTGAAGGCactggaggcaggagctgacatCTTGGAATTTGCTGTTGGG ggTATGGATACCAATATTTTCAAAGAAGCCTTTGAATCTCCCAAGATGGATTTTATTCTGTCCCATGCTATTTACTGCAGAGATGTTCTAAAGCTGAAGAAGGGGCAGAGGGCTGTGATCAGCAATGGACGG ATTATTGGCCCATTAGAGGATGGAGAGATGTTCAACCAGGATGATTTTCATCTTCTTGAAAATATAATCCTAAAGACATCAGGACAGAAAATCAAATCTCAGATTCAGCAGCTGGGATTTGAAGAAGATCT gGCAAGTGACTTGGTAATGAAAGTGGATGCTCTTCTTTCTGCTCAGCCAAAAGGAGAGGCAAGGATCGAGTATCAGTTTTTTGAAGAACGATACAG tGCAGTTAAACTGAGACCAAAAGAGGGGGAGACATACTTTGATGTTGTGGCTATTGTTGATCCCGTGACCAGAGATGCTCAAAGACTTGCTCCATTACTTTTG GTTTTGAACCAGCTGATAAATATGAACCTGAGAGTGTTTATGAACTGCCAGTCTAAGCTTTCTGACATGCCACTGAAAAG CTTTTACCGCTATGTTTTGGAGCCAGAGATTTCTTTCACAGCAGAGAATCATTTTGCTCCAGGACCAATTGCCAAGTTTTTAGATATGCCCCAGTCTCCACTGTTCACTCTGAACTTAAACACTCCTGAGAGTTGGATGGTGGAATCTGTTAGAACCCCATATGACCTTGACAATATCTTCTTAGAGGAG GTGGAGAGTGTTGTAGCTGCAGAGTATGAGCTGGAGtacctgctgctggagggcCACTGCTATGACATTACAACTGGGCAGCCACCTCGGGGACTCCAGTTCACCCtgggcacctccagcagccctgtcaTCGTGGATACCATTGTCATGGCCAACCTG GGCTACTTCCAGTTAAAAGCCAATCCTGGTGCATGGACTCTAAGACTGAGAAAAGGCAGATCTGAAGATATTTACAGGATCTACAG CCACGATGGCACAGACTCTCCACCTGAAGCTAATGAAGTTAGTGTTGTTCTCAATAACTTCAAGAGCAAAATTATTAAAGTGAAG GTTCAGAAAAAGTTTGATATGATGAATGAAGATCTGCTAAGTGATGGCACCAATGAGAATGAATCTGGATTTTGGGAATCTCTGAAATG gggATTCACAGGAGGACAAAAGAATGAAGATGTGAAACAGGATAAAGATGATGTACTAAATATATTCTCTGTGGCTTCAGGACACCTCTATGAGAGATTCCTACG CATAATGATGCTGTCTGTGCTGAAACACACCAAGACTCCTTTAAAGTTTTGGTTTCTGAAGAACTACTTATCACCTACATTCAAG GAGTTCATCCCATACATGGCCAAGAAGTACAATTTTCAGTATGAGCTTGTCCAGTATAAATGGCCACGCTGGCTGCACCAGCAAACAGAGAAGCAGCGAATCATCTGGGGTTACAAGATCCTCTTTCTAGATGTGCTCTTCCCATTAGCTGTTGATAAAATCCTCTTTGTGGATGCTGATCAG ATTGTGCGCACAGATCTGAAGGAATTGAGGGATTTTAATCTGGATGGTGCTCCTTATGGATACACCCCCTTCTGTGACAGCCGAAGGGAGATGGATGGCTACAGGTTCTGGAAATCAGGATACTGGGCAAGTCATTTAGCTGGAAGAAAATACCACATCAG TGCTCTGTATGTTGTGGATCTGAAGAAGTTCAGGAAGATAGCAGCTGGAGATCGACTCAGAGGACAGTATCAGGGTCTGAGTCAGGATCCAAACAGTCTGTCCAACCTTGATCAG GATTTGCCAAACAACATGATCCACCAAGTACCAATTAAGTCCCTCCCCCAGGAGTGGCTGTGGTGTGAAACATGGTGTGATGATTCCTCGAAGAAGAGAGCAAAAACCATTGATCTG TGTAACAACCCAATGACCAAAGAGCCcaagctgcaggcagccatGAGGATAGTTCCAGAATGGCAGGACTATGATCAAGAAATCAAACTGCTCCAGAGTCAgttccagaaggaaaaggaaatgggaaCACCAGCTGAGATGCCAGGACAACACACACatg ATCCAGCAGCACATGTGGAATTATGA